In the genome of Cryptomeria japonica chromosome 8, Sugi_1.0, whole genome shotgun sequence, one region contains:
- the LOC131045164 gene encoding phosphatidylinositol 4-kinase gamma 4-like — MTSAIQKIINYAIPTRELRKSFDWLFEQHRRRSSKGRSRSRSKSRSRDDIIIEPLIPSSTYKLSPVCEDMIEAIRQGLESGQSPIKVSDGTGGVYFMPNAKGKIIGVFKPMDEEPYALNNPKNYTSTTKEPYMTKGVKAGEGWYRELATYILDHPLSGPRKNGDDEVGFAGVPPTMLVKCCHAVFNGMSEMNKVKVGSLQKYVKNGYSCEEMGSSKIPVNEVHMISILDIRLANADRHVGNILYLENIDSPDRLVPIDHGFCLPESFEGITLEWRFWRQAYMPYSLEMLKYIESLDAEKDIEMLKLHKLKISPESCLVLRISTMLLKKSAAAGLTANNIACIMCKVKLDVEASDIEIILEEAEKAIPPGSSEVVFLEAVSVKIDSYIANMKK, encoded by the exons ATGACTTCAGCAATTCAGAAAATCATTAACTATGCGATACCTACACGAGAGCTTAGAAAATCCTTTGATTGGTTGTTTGAGCAACATAGGAGGAGAAGCAGCAAAGGTAGAAGCAGAAGTAGAAGCAAAAGCAGAAGCAGAGATGATATAATTATAGAACCACTGATTCCTAGTTCTACATACAAACTATCTCCAGTTTGTGAAGACATGATAGAAGCCATAAGACAAGGTTTAGAATCAGGACAGTCTCCTATTAAAGTCTCAGATGGAACAGGTGGAGTATACTTCATGCCAAATGCAAAAGGAAAAATAATTGGTGTCTTCAAGCCAATGGATGAGGAGCCTTATGCTTTAAACAACCCTAAAAACTATACTTCAACTACCAAAGAGCCTTACATGACTAAAGGTGTTAAAGCTGGGGAGGGCTGGTATAGAGAACTTGCAACTTACATATTAGATCATCCTCTTAGTGGTCCAAGGAAGAATGGTGATGATGAAGTTGGCTTTGCAGGGGTTCCTCCCACCATGTTAGTAAAGTGTTGCCATGCAGTTTTTAATGGCATGTCTGAAATGAACAAAGTGAAAGTGGGTTCCTTACAGAAGTATGTCAAAAATGGCTATAGTTGCGAAGAGATGGGATCAAGTAAAATTCCTGTAAATGAAGTGCACATGATTTCTATTTTGGATATTCGGCTGGCAAATGCAGATAGACATGTGGGGAATATTTTGTATTTGGAAAATATAGATTCCCCTGATCGACTTGTTCCTATAGATCATGGTTTTTGCCTTCCAGAGAGC TTTGAAGGAATTACACTAGAGTGGAGATTCTGGCGTCAGGCGTATATGCCTTATAGCCTGGAGATGCTCAAGTATATAGAATCTTTAGATGCAGAAAAGGATATTGAAATGCTTAAGCTTCATAAATTGAAGATATCTCCTGAATCATGCCTTGTGTTGCGCATTTCTACCATGTTATTGAAGAAGAGTGCGGCTGCCGGTCTTACTGCTAATAATATTGCTTGTATAATGTGTAAGGTGAAGCTTGATGTAGAGGCATCTGATATCGAAATTATATTAGAAGAGGCAGAAAAGGCCATACCTCCAGGATCTAGTGAAGTGGTTTTCCTTGAAGCCGTCTCTGTGAAAATTGACAGTTATATAGCAAACATGAAGAAATGA